The sequence CGGGAGGCGGTGTAGAATTGAGAGGTAAGGTTCGCTCTCCTAGGTTCTTTTTAAGTGATGAAGAGATCTTAAATACCTTAATGGCTCTGGCACTAACCGAGTCACTAAGCTGCCCTATACTGGGCGACAACATTTCAAGTGTGAAAAATAAACTCACCTTCTTTTTAAATGATGAACAGAGAAAGCGTATCAACCTATTACGCCAACGCGTACTAGTTGGCCCAATTGCTTCTGAAGCAGTCGCAAGAACGGTAACAAATACTCGCCATCCTTTTTTAAACGAGGTTAGCCAAGCATTTATACAACAACAAAAACTCTTCATTAGTTACACCTCAGACAAAGCAGTCGAAACCCAAAGACGCATTGAGCCGCAGTTTATATTGCTCAATTGGCCTGCTTGGTATCTTTTAGGGTGGGATAATTTGAGAGAGGCCCCTAGACTGTTTCGAATCGACAGAATAACCGATGCCATAGCCGAAAAAGAACGCTTTCGGCTTAGAAAAACCCGCGATTTAATCAGTGATTATGGGAGTTACTTCGATAGTATGTAACGAACTTCGTTCTCAAAATGAGGGAACTGAACGCTTTAA is a genomic window of Vibrio algarum containing:
- a CDS encoding helix-turn-helix transcriptional regulator translates to MRDFRNRQERLDNLIALLENKNLSTTKELANSLGISVRSISRDINLLRQQGYDIEAERGTGGGVELRGKVRSPRFFLSDEEILNTLMALALTESLSCPILGDNISSVKNKLTFFLNDEQRKRINLLRQRVLVGPIASEAVARTVTNTRHPFLNEVSQAFIQQQKLFISYTSDKAVETQRRIEPQFILLNWPAWYLLGWDNLREAPRLFRIDRITDAIAEKERFRLRKTRDLISDYGSYFDSM